In Patulibacter sp. SYSU D01012, a single window of DNA contains:
- a CDS encoding MBL fold metallo-hydrolase, whose translation MSAGADPGGEAAPLVVEDAAPGVVRIALPVPGLPDGVNVHLVRGDGPTTLVDAGMPLPGALEALRAGLAAAGAALDDVQRVVLTHHHADHIGLAAAIAARTGAELVALAPVAAVLRDPGTAFGREVAWAGGHVARHGAPDEVLERTRASLPVLAALPAASAVTEIADGDVVAAGGLRLTARHRPGHSPTDTLLTDAAAGVAFVGDHLFRAAPLTPVLGSMLAPGARPARAYLDALDATLHDGVPLLLPGHGPPIADPAALVADRLGAYRRRTERALAALTDAPASTWQVGLGAWRGAPGRALALTRLAALLASLELLEDEGRAVRSGTDDAVLWARGPRADAPLGDAGA comes from the coding sequence GTGTCGGCAGGAGCGGACCCCGGCGGGGAGGCGGCCCCGCTCGTCGTCGAGGACGCGGCCCCGGGCGTCGTGCGGATCGCGCTGCCGGTGCCGGGGCTGCCCGACGGGGTCAACGTGCACCTCGTCCGCGGGGACGGGCCGACGACGCTCGTCGACGCGGGCATGCCGTTGCCCGGGGCGCTCGAGGCGCTCCGGGCCGGACTGGCCGCCGCGGGCGCGGCGCTCGACGACGTCCAGCGCGTCGTCCTGACCCACCACCACGCCGACCACATCGGCCTGGCGGCGGCGATCGCGGCGCGCACGGGCGCCGAGCTCGTGGCCCTGGCGCCCGTCGCCGCGGTCCTGCGCGACCCGGGCACGGCGTTCGGCCGCGAGGTGGCCTGGGCCGGCGGGCACGTGGCCCGGCACGGCGCGCCCGACGAGGTCCTGGAGCGCACGCGGGCGTCGCTGCCGGTGCTCGCCGCGCTGCCGGCGGCGTCCGCCGTGACCGAGATCGCCGACGGCGACGTCGTGGCCGCCGGTGGCCTGCGGCTGACGGCCCGCCACCGCCCCGGACACAGCCCCACCGACACGCTGCTGACGGACGCCGCCGCGGGCGTGGCGTTCGTCGGCGACCACCTGTTCCGCGCCGCGCCGCTGACCCCGGTCCTCGGGTCGATGCTCGCCCCGGGCGCGCGGCCGGCCCGCGCGTACCTCGACGCGCTCGACGCGACGCTGCACGACGGCGTGCCGCTGCTGCTGCCGGGGCACGGCCCGCCGATCGCCGATCCCGCGGCGCTCGTCGCCGACCGGCTCGGCGCCTACCGGCGGCGCACGGAGCGCGCGCTCGCCGCGCTGACCGACGCGCCGGCGTCGACCTGGCAGGTCGGCCTCGGGGCGTGGCGCGGCGCGCCGGGGCGTGCGCTGGCGCTGACCCGTCTGGCGGCCCTGCTGGCGTCCCTCGAGCTGCTCGAGGACGAGGGGCGCGCGGTCCGCTCCGGGACGGACGACGCCGTGCTCTGGGCCCGCGGCCCCCGGGCCGACGCGCCGCTGGGCGACGCCGGGGCATGA
- a CDS encoding SDR family NAD(P)-dependent oxidoreductase: MRRDQQPKVAVVTGASSGIGAAAARQLAARGYAVAVVGRSPERTRAVADEVGGTPYLADFASAASVRELAARLRDDLPRVDVLANNAGALFADRALTADGHERTWQVNVLAPALLTALLLPTLEATDAARVVFTASNAHARAALDPEDLEGRTRRYGMMAAYARAKLGTLLLATRLAARTRPETVAVAAFHPGFTTSEAFRDRPALRRLLHTRLGRAIGVSADDGARPLVHLATAPDAAAVHGAFYDRMTPKPQRHRQLADPRVAAAFDEAVATFSAGGRHSPGATPA; the protein is encoded by the coding sequence GTGCGGCGCGATCAGCAGCCGAAGGTGGCGGTCGTCACGGGGGCCAGCTCGGGGATCGGCGCGGCGGCCGCGCGGCAGCTCGCGGCGCGCGGCTACGCCGTCGCGGTCGTCGGACGGTCGCCGGAGCGGACGCGTGCGGTCGCGGACGAGGTCGGGGGCACGCCGTACCTGGCGGACTTCGCGTCGGCCGCCAGCGTCCGGGAGCTCGCGGCGCGCCTGCGGGACGACCTGCCGCGCGTCGACGTGCTCGCCAACAACGCCGGGGCGCTCTTCGCCGACCGGGCGCTGACCGCCGACGGCCACGAGCGCACCTGGCAGGTCAACGTGCTCGCCCCGGCGCTCCTCACCGCGCTGCTCCTGCCCACGCTGGAGGCGACGGACGCCGCCCGCGTGGTGTTCACGGCCAGCAACGCGCACGCCCGGGCCGCGCTCGACCCCGAGGACCTGGAGGGGCGCACGCGCCGCTACGGGATGATGGCGGCGTACGCGCGGGCGAAGCTCGGCACGCTCCTGCTCGCCACCCGGCTGGCCGCGCGGACCCGCCCCGAGACCGTCGCGGTCGCGGCCTTCCACCCCGGGTTCACGACCAGCGAGGCGTTCCGCGACCGCCCGGCGCTGCGGCGGCTGCTGCACACCCGGCTCGGACGGGCGATCGGCGTGTCGGCGGACGACGGCGCCCGACCGCTCGTCCACCTGGCGACCGCGCCGGACGCGGCCGCGGTGCACGGGGCCTTCTACGACCGGATGACCCCGAAGCCCCAGCGGCACCGGCAGCTCGCCGACCCCCGCGTCGCGGCCGCGTTCGACGAGGCCGTCGCGACGTTCTCGGCGGGCGGGCGTCACTCGCCCGGGGCGACCCCGGCGTAG
- a CDS encoding TetR family transcriptional regulator, translating to MTSGQRRDARQNRARILDVARRRFDAGDEELPLNVIAAEAGVGVGTVYRNFPSRLALLAALAAPHLDALRGAIERLADGFRPGALEEAFRVAVATFGAHRELLEVVGDGGPADGAAGDVAPLLALLETLRAAAVAAGELRPEVTAEALRHLVCAVDYAARRSSDPDAARRLHAEIAVRGIRP from the coding sequence GTGACCTCGGGCCAGCGACGCGACGCGCGGCAGAACCGCGCCCGGATCCTCGACGTCGCGCGTCGCCGCTTCGACGCGGGGGACGAGGAGCTGCCGCTCAACGTGATCGCCGCCGAGGCCGGCGTCGGCGTCGGGACGGTGTACCGCAACTTCCCGTCCCGCCTGGCGCTGCTGGCGGCGCTGGCCGCCCCGCACCTCGACGCGCTGCGCGGGGCGATCGAGCGGCTCGCGGACGGGTTTCGGCCCGGGGCGCTGGAGGAGGCGTTCCGCGTGGCGGTCGCGACGTTCGGGGCCCACCGCGAGCTGCTGGAGGTCGTCGGCGACGGCGGCCCCGCCGACGGGGCGGCGGGCGACGTCGCGCCGCTGCTCGCGCTCCTCGAGACGCTGCGGGCGGCGGCCGTCGCCGCCGGCGAGCTCCGCCCCGAGGTGACCGCGGAGGCGCTCCGGCACCTCGTCTGCGCGGTCGACTACGCCGCCCGCCGCTCGTCCGACCCCGACGCCGCCCGCCGCCTGCACGCCGAGATCGCGGTGCGCGGCATCCGGCCCTAG
- the cobN gene encoding cobaltochelatase subunit CobN, producing MRSEAPVLALLTTADTEILAAAAALDDLPEDFPAVRCANPAQAGDPAALVDDLDGARVVLIRLLGGRRAWEAGFDLLHARCVERGVPLVALGGEAELDAELAARSTVAPGVVAQAHEYLRHGGVENTASLLRFLGDTLLLRGDGFEPPQALPDHSAWDPERGDLPVDAALAAARERVGAEAAGRPVVGIVFYRSHRTSGNTGFVAAIAEAVAAEGGIPLPVWCASLRPAPDGRIAALDLLTRDDGTPRVDALLTTVLASGGANAGDATAAADDAADDGRTDAWQVWDVARLEELGVPVIQAAAATQPRERWLANPAGLTPLDVAMQVAIPEFDGRVLGGVVSFKEREAAPGGRDVGTPVMRYVADPGRARRVAGLAVRHARLRTLPAAERRVAIVLSSSPTKHSRIGNAVGLDTPASAVMLLRALRADGQAIDASPVPELQAAVVAETITPEEATAAGEALIHALVRRGGHDPELLTDDQLAANPYRLPGADYAAWFASLPEGLRNLVERDHGPGYVDGRWVAGGRAGIEPQYTFEGDMVVAGLELGSVFFAIQPPRATSEEDAAALSHDAERAAPHHYFAVYRWLEAVWGADAMVHLGKHGTLEWLPGKSIGLSADDHPDAILGSTPLVYPFVVNDPGEGVQSKRRVHATIVDHLVPPMMRAETYDELQELEHLLDEYVRIEALDPEKLPALARRIWEVVQSADLHHDLGLHDEDVAGFEDTGAGADAAELQHRLEHLVSDIDTYLCSIKDLQVRDGLHVLGRAPEEEQLRGLAVAIMRLGSGDLPGLRVVVGRAFGLDEDALVRAGGIRLPAAAADGLPAADDPDLAALADRFPGPAATAGDVVDRLDAAQRTLIDALGDAGWTTDAAAVRDLTQRVLGRGHAETERVLRYAAGEVVPRIRRSSEELDHVVGALNGRYVPSGPSGSPTRGRLDVLPTGRNFYGVDPKALPSELSWETGRRLAEDLVRRHVEEEGRAPEQIGIVVWGTANMRTHGDDIAEIFALLGVEPVWHRETRRVTSLRVIPLEELGRPRVDVTVRISGFFRDAFPQLIALIDEAVATVAALDEPDEENFVAKHVREDEARLLAELLEQDATGGASARGQARRRATTRIFGSKPGTYGAGLLELVDNRSWHDQGDLAAVYEAWGGYAYGKGLDGAEAHASMREQFGRIEVAVKNLDTREHDIFDSDGYFQYHGGMVAMVRAITGQEPKAWLGDSADPTTVETRTLSEEARRVVRSRVLNPRWVAGMIRHGYKGAMELSVTVDYLFGYDATAGVVEDWMYEKVTERYVEDPDVQAFLRQSSPWALRSIAERLLEAADRGLWAAPDEARLEALRDTLLEVEGEVEEAGQA from the coding sequence ATCCGATCCGAGGCCCCCGTGCTCGCTCTCCTCACCACCGCCGACACCGAGATCCTCGCGGCGGCGGCCGCCCTCGACGACCTGCCGGAGGACTTCCCGGCCGTCCGCTGCGCGAATCCCGCGCAGGCCGGCGACCCCGCTGCGCTCGTCGACGACCTCGACGGCGCGCGCGTCGTCCTGATCCGCCTGCTCGGCGGCCGCCGCGCGTGGGAGGCCGGCTTCGACCTGCTGCACGCCCGCTGCGTCGAGCGCGGCGTGCCGCTGGTCGCCCTGGGCGGCGAGGCCGAGCTCGACGCCGAGCTGGCGGCCCGCTCGACCGTCGCGCCCGGCGTCGTCGCCCAGGCCCACGAGTACCTGCGCCACGGCGGCGTCGAGAACACCGCCTCGCTGCTGCGGTTCCTGGGCGACACCCTGCTGCTGCGCGGCGACGGGTTCGAGCCGCCGCAGGCGCTGCCCGACCACAGCGCGTGGGACCCCGAGCGCGGGGACCTGCCGGTGGACGCGGCGCTCGCCGCCGCCCGCGAGCGCGTCGGGGCCGAGGCGGCCGGCCGGCCCGTCGTCGGCATCGTCTTCTACCGCTCGCACCGCACGTCGGGCAACACCGGCTTCGTGGCCGCGATCGCCGAGGCCGTGGCCGCCGAGGGCGGGATCCCGCTGCCCGTCTGGTGCGCGTCCCTGCGCCCCGCGCCCGACGGCCGCATCGCCGCCTTGGACCTGCTCACCCGCGACGACGGCACACCGCGCGTCGACGCCCTGCTGACGACGGTGCTCGCGTCGGGCGGGGCGAACGCCGGCGACGCGACCGCGGCGGCCGACGACGCGGCGGACGACGGCCGCACCGACGCCTGGCAGGTGTGGGACGTCGCGCGCCTGGAGGAGCTGGGCGTGCCGGTGATCCAGGCCGCCGCGGCGACCCAGCCGCGGGAGCGCTGGCTGGCCAACCCCGCCGGCCTGACCCCGCTCGACGTCGCGATGCAGGTGGCGATCCCCGAGTTCGACGGTCGCGTGCTCGGCGGCGTCGTCTCGTTCAAGGAGCGCGAGGCGGCGCCGGGCGGCCGCGACGTCGGCACGCCCGTCATGCGCTACGTCGCCGACCCGGGCCGCGCGCGGCGCGTCGCCGGCCTGGCCGTCCGCCACGCCCGACTGCGGACGCTGCCCGCGGCGGAGCGCCGCGTCGCGATCGTCCTGTCGAGCTCGCCGACGAAGCACTCCCGGATCGGCAACGCCGTCGGCCTGGACACCCCGGCGTCCGCCGTCATGCTGCTGCGCGCCTTGCGCGCGGACGGGCAGGCGATCGACGCCTCCCCCGTGCCCGAGCTGCAGGCCGCGGTCGTGGCCGAGACGATCACGCCCGAGGAGGCGACCGCCGCCGGCGAGGCGCTCATCCACGCGCTCGTGCGCCGTGGCGGCCACGACCCCGAGCTGCTCACCGACGACCAGCTCGCCGCCAACCCCTACCGGCTGCCGGGCGCCGACTACGCCGCGTGGTTCGCCTCGCTGCCCGAGGGCCTGCGGAACCTGGTCGAGCGCGACCACGGGCCGGGGTACGTGGACGGTCGGTGGGTCGCCGGAGGGCGCGCGGGGATCGAGCCGCAGTACACGTTCGAGGGCGACATGGTGGTCGCCGGCCTCGAGCTCGGCAGCGTCTTCTTCGCGATCCAGCCGCCGCGCGCGACGAGCGAGGAGGACGCCGCGGCGCTCTCCCACGACGCCGAGCGCGCCGCGCCGCACCACTACTTCGCCGTCTACCGCTGGCTCGAGGCGGTGTGGGGCGCCGACGCGATGGTCCACCTGGGCAAGCACGGCACGCTCGAGTGGCTGCCGGGCAAGTCGATCGGCCTGTCCGCGGACGACCACCCGGACGCGATCCTCGGCTCGACGCCGCTCGTCTACCCCTTCGTCGTCAACGACCCCGGCGAGGGCGTGCAGTCCAAGCGCCGGGTGCACGCGACGATCGTCGACCACCTCGTCCCCCCGATGATGCGCGCGGAGACGTACGACGAGCTGCAGGAGCTCGAGCACCTGCTCGACGAGTACGTGCGCATCGAGGCGCTCGACCCCGAGAAGCTGCCCGCCCTGGCGCGGCGCATCTGGGAGGTCGTGCAGTCCGCCGACCTGCACCACGACCTGGGCCTGCACGACGAGGACGTCGCGGGCTTCGAGGACACCGGCGCCGGGGCGGACGCCGCCGAGCTGCAGCACCGCCTGGAGCACCTGGTCTCCGACATCGACACGTACCTGTGCTCGATCAAGGACCTGCAGGTGCGCGACGGCCTGCACGTGCTGGGCCGCGCGCCCGAGGAGGAGCAGCTGCGCGGGCTGGCCGTGGCGATCATGCGCCTGGGCTCCGGCGACCTGCCCGGGCTGCGCGTCGTCGTCGGCCGCGCCTTCGGGCTGGACGAGGACGCGCTCGTGCGCGCCGGCGGCATCCGCCTGCCCGCCGCGGCCGCCGACGGCCTGCCGGCCGCGGACGACCCCGACCTGGCGGCGCTCGCCGACCGCTTCCCCGGTCCCGCGGCCACGGCCGGCGACGTCGTCGACCGCCTCGACGCCGCCCAGCGGACGCTGATCGACGCCCTCGGCGACGCCGGGTGGACGACGGACGCCGCCGCGGTCCGCGACCTGACGCAGCGCGTCCTGGGGCGCGGGCACGCGGAGACGGAGCGGGTGCTGCGCTACGCCGCCGGCGAGGTCGTCCCGCGCATCCGGCGCTCGTCCGAGGAGCTCGACCACGTCGTCGGCGCGCTGAACGGCCGCTACGTGCCGTCCGGCCCGTCCGGCTCGCCCACCCGCGGCCGCCTGGACGTGCTGCCGACGGGCCGCAACTTCTACGGGGTCGATCCGAAGGCCCTGCCGTCCGAGCTGTCGTGGGAGACGGGCCGCCGCCTGGCCGAGGACCTCGTCCGCCGCCACGTGGAGGAGGAGGGCCGCGCGCCCGAGCAGATCGGCATCGTCGTCTGGGGCACGGCGAACATGCGCACCCACGGCGACGACATCGCCGAGATCTTCGCGCTGCTCGGCGTCGAGCCGGTGTGGCACCGCGAGACGCGCCGCGTGACGTCGCTGCGGGTGATCCCGCTCGAGGAGCTGGGCCGCCCGCGCGTCGACGTCACGGTCCGCATCTCGGGCTTCTTCCGCGACGCGTTCCCGCAGCTCATCGCCCTGATCGACGAGGCGGTCGCGACCGTCGCGGCGCTCGACGAGCCCGACGAGGAGAACTTCGTCGCCAAGCACGTGCGCGAGGACGAGGCGCGGCTGCTCGCCGAGCTGCTGGAGCAGGACGCGACGGGCGGCGCGTCGGCCCGCGGCCAGGCCCGCCGGCGCGCGACCACCCGCATCTTCGGCAGCAAGCCCGGCACGTACGGCGCGGGCCTGCTCGAGCTCGTCGACAACCGCTCGTGGCACGACCAGGGCGACCTGGCCGCGGTCTACGAGGCGTGGGGCGGCTACGCGTACGGCAAGGGCCTGGACGGCGCCGAGGCGCACGCCTCGATGCGCGAGCAGTTCGGCCGCATCGAGGTCGCGGTGAAGAACCTCGACACTCGCGAGCACGACATCTTCGACTCGGACGGGTACTTCCAGTACCACGGGGGCATGGTCGCGATGGTCCGCGCGATCACGGGCCAGGAGCCGAAGGCGTGGCTCGGCGACTCCGCCGACCCGACCACCGTCGAGACGCGCACCCTGAGCGAGGAGGCCCGCCGGGTCGTCCGCTCCCGCGTCCTCAACCCGCGCTGGGTGGCCGGGATGATCCGCCACGGCTACAAGGGCGCGATGGAGCTCTCCGTCACCGTCGACTACCTCTTCGGCTACGACGCGACGGCCGGCGTGGTCGAGGACTGGATGTACGAGAAGGTCACGGAGCGCTACGTCGAGGACCCCGACGTGCAGGCCTTCCTGCGGCAGTCGTCCCCGTGGGCGCTGCGCTCGATCGCCGAGCGCCTGCTCGAGGCGGCCGACCGCGGCCTGTGGGCGGCGCCGGACGAGGCGCGGCTCGAGGCGCTGCGGGACACGCTGCTCGAGGTCGAGGGCGAGGTCGAGGAGGCAGGACAGGCATGA